In the Lepidochelys kempii isolate rLepKem1 chromosome 3, rLepKem1.hap2, whole genome shotgun sequence genome, one interval contains:
- the LOC140908589 gene encoding uncharacterized protein, with the protein MQSSSAQVTMMESQNRKRAPAWTEREVRDLIAVWGEESVLSELRSSFRNAKTFVKISQGMKDRGHNRDPKQCRVKLKELRQAYQKTREANSRSGSEPQTCRFYDELHAILGGSATTTPAVLFDSFNGDGGNTEVGFGDEEDDDEEEVVDSSQQASGETGFPDSQELFLTLDLEPVPPEPTQGCLLDPAGGEGTSAACVSMITGSSPSQRLVKLRKKKNRTRDEMFSELMLSSHTDRAQTNAWRQIMSECRKAQNDREERWRAEESKWRAEDRAEAQMWRQRDERRQDSMLRLLQDQTSMLQCMVELQQRQLEHRLPLLPLCNQPPSSPSSIASTPRRPRTRWGGLRPTSHSTTEDCPKKRRLSFNKF; encoded by the exons atgcagagctcatcagcacaggtgaccatgatggagtcccagaatcgcaaaagagctccagcatggaccgaacgggaggtacgggatctgatcgctgtttggggagaggaatccgtgctatcagaactccgttccagttttcgaaatgccaaaacctttgtgaaaatctcccagggcatgaaggacagaggccataacagggacccgaagcagtgccgcgtgaaactgaaggagctgaggcaagcctaccagaaaaccagagaggcgaacagccgctctgggtcagagccccaaacatgccgcttctatgatgagctgcatgccattttagggggttcagccaccactaccccagccgtgttgtttgactccttcaatggagatggaggcaatacggaagtaggttttggggacgaagaagatgatgatgaggaggaggttgtagatagctcacagcaagcaagcggagaaaccggttttcccgacagccaggaactgtttctcaccctagacctggagccagtaccccccgaacccacccaaggctgcctcctggacccagcaggcggagaagggacctctg ctgcatgtgtttcaatgatcacaggatcttctccttcccagaggctagtgaagcttagaaagaaaaaaaaccgcactcgcgatgaaatgttctccgagctcatgctgtcctcccacactgacagagcacagacgaatgcgtggaggcaaataatgtcagagtgcaggaaagcacaaaatgaccgggaggaaaggtggagggctgaagagagtaagtggcgggctgaagacagggctgaagctcaaatgtggcggcagcgtgatgagaggaggcaggattcaatgctgaggctgctgcaggaccaaaccagtatgctccagtgtatggttgagctgcagcaaaggcagctggagcacagactgccactgctgcccctctgtaaccaaccgccctcctccccaagttccatagcctccacacccagacgcccaagaacgcggtgggggggcctccggccaaccagccactccaccacagaggattgcccaaaaaaaagaaggctgtcattcaataaattttaa